Proteins co-encoded in one Grus americana isolate bGruAme1 chromosome 12, bGruAme1.mat, whole genome shotgun sequence genomic window:
- the STARD8 gene encoding stAR-related lipid transfer protein 8 isoform X4, producing MLFYRFSPAAVREIEAKKACDWLRAAGFPQYAQLYEDSLFPLDIGAVKKDHSFLDQDSLKSLCRRLMTLNTCASMKLEVHFQRKQNEDSEEEDLCAISDRWAFQRDSKRWSRVGSVDVLSQGSEVLSSSMRLASSRESVLTDLSTNPEAVSLHSSGSTGSTGGTLGVGAALPGPPSPTGAAAVAASSRSLSERSLPEQSSSHGEGSKEKPKKRRSRSFLKRIESLRRKDKEKADPEEKVAPHSSITAPSGWGSLKANGDLAATKANSSKRGISASFHGKKHFFSVSYRTNRLLGSGGSKVSSDLKRSGVYLEDYETAVTASGDWAAAECQHRPAHRGDCLVYIPQDHKPGTFPKSLSIESLCPLGGSSLTHWKSGNAPAGRAGGGGGGSTSSVEGSSSPRGFACRRRRGSCSSLGSRVSVYDNVPEFGSSEDFCKDDGEVTYENLDDILQHMWGLQQKVELWYKAISPDLAGEEGGEEEEEEEESDSGGEPSNLHFEERSMSDVGTSASDFDSTGNSLNEAEEIEMRERRDSGVGASLTRPCRKLRWHSFQNSHRPSLNSASLEINRQSSAQLNLLQKCSLLRLTAIMEKYSVPHKQAWTWTVPKFMKRTKVPDYRDKLVFGVPPIINVQRTGQPLPQSIQQAMRYIRSQCLDQVGIFRKSGVKSRIQALRHMNETSPDNVNYDGQSAYDVADLLKQYFRDLPEPIFTSKLTETFLQIYQFVSKEQRLQAVQAAVILMPDENREVLQTLLYFLSDIASAEENQMTAGNLAVCLAPSIFHLNVSKKESTSPRAIHKRGTMGKPDQKDLNENMAATQGLSHMITDCKKLFQVSHDILLQLSSSYMAADAYPHPLADFVCQGESKDLQSYFEQCVQNLLKESSEKFKGWLSTPGPLNTELSCKKVGDGHPLRLWKVSTEVEAPPATVLHRVLRERHLWDEDLLQSKVVEALDKNMEVYHYVTDSMAPHPRRDCVVLRRWHTDLPRGACLLISISVEHDKLPAEGGVKAVVLTSQYLIEPSAMGRSKVTHICRADLRGRSPEWYNKVFGHLCAMELARIRDSFPSLTPNGPETKI from the exons AATGAAGACTCCGAGGAGGAAGACCTCTGCGCCATCAGCGACCGGTGGGCTTTTCAGAGGGACAGCAAGAGGTGGTCGCGGGTGGGGTCCGTCGATGTCCTCTCCCAGGGCTCCGAGGTCCTGAGCTCCAGCATGCGGCTGGCCTCCAGCCGTGAGAGCGTCCTCACGGACCTCAGCACCAACCCGGAGGCCgtgtccctgcacagcagcGGCAGCACCGGCAGCACGGGCGGCACACTGGGCGTCGGGGCTGCGTTGCCTGGCCCCCCGTCCCCTACCGGTGCCGCCGCCGTCGCCGCCTCCAGCCGCAGCTTGAGCGAGCGCTCGTTGCCGGAGCAGTCCTCCAGCCATGGCGAGGGCTCCAAGGAGAAGCCGAAGAAGCGGCGGTCTCGCAGCTTCCTGAAGAGGATCGAGTCCCTCCGAAGGAAGGACAAAGAGAAAGCAGACCCAGAGGAGAAGGTGGCCCCGCACAGCAGCATCACGGCCCCGTCAGGATGGGGCTCCCTGAAGGCTAACGGGGACCTGGCAGCCACCAAGGCCAACTCCTCTAAGAGAGGGATATCTGCCTCTTTCCATGGCAAAAAACACTTCTTCTCGGTATCGTACAGGACTAACCGCTTGCTAGGCTCAGGTGGGAGCAAGGTGAGCTCTGACTTGAAACGCAGCGGAGTCTACCTGGAGGACTACGAAACAGCTGTGACAGCCAGCGGCGACTGGGCTGCTGCGGAGTGCCAGCACCGGCCGGCGCACCGGGGGGATTGCTTGGTCTACATCCCCCAGGACCACAAGCCGGGCACCTTCCCCAAATCCCTCTCCATCGAGAGCCTGTGTCCCTTGGGCGGCAGCTCCCTGACCCACTGGAAATCGGGGAACGCGCCCGCcgggcgggcgggaggcggcgggggtgGCAGCACCAGCAGCGTGGAGGGCTCGTCCTCCCCGCGGGGCTTCGCctgccgccgccggcggggctcctgcagctccctgggcagccgGGTCAGCGTGTACGACAACGTGCCGGAGTTCGGCAGCAGCGAGGATTTCTGCAAGGACGACGGGGAGGTGACCTATGAGAACCTCGACGACATACTGCAGCACAtgtgggggctgcagcagaagGTGGAGCTCTGGTATAAAGCCATCTCCCCCGacctggctggggaggaagggggcgaggaggaggaagaggaggaggagtcgGACTCAGGAGGGGAACCCTCCAACCTGCACTTCGAAGAGCGGTCCATGTCGGATGTCGGCACCTCTGCCAGCGACTTTGACAGCACGGGTAACTCCCTCAACGAGGCCGAAGAGATCGAGATGCGGGAGCGCCGGGACTCGGGCGTGGGAGCGTCGCTCACCCGGCCCTGCAG AAAGCTGCGTTGGCACAGTTTCCAGAACTCGCACCGGCCCAGCCTGAACTCTGCCTCCCTGGAGATCAACCGCCAGTCCTCTGCCCAGCTCAACCTGCTCCAGAAGTGCTCCCTGCTCCGTCTCACAGCCATCATGGAGAAGTACTCCGTGCCCCACAAGCAAGCCTGGACGTG GACTGTGCCCAAGTTCATGAAGCGGACTAAAGTCCCCGATTACCGGGACAAGCTGGTCTTCGGGGTGCCGCCCATCATCAACGTGCAGCGGacggggcagcccctgccccagagcATCCAGCAGGCAATGCGCTACATCCGCAGCCAGTGCCTGGACCAG GTTGGCATTTTCCGAAAGTCGGGGGTGAAGTCCCGGATTCAGGCGCTCCGGCACATGAACGAAACCAGCCCCGACAACGTTAACTACGACGGGCAGTCGGCGTACGACGTGGCTGACCTGCTGAAGCAGTATTTTCGTGACCTGCCAGAGCCCATCTTCACCAGCAAGCTGACGGAGACCTTCCTGCAGATCTACCAGT TCGTGTCGAAGGAGCAGCGGCTGCAGGCGGTGCAGGCGGCCGTTATCCTCATGCCGGATGAGAACCGGGAGGTGCTGCAGACCCTGCTCTACTTCCTGAGCGACATCGCCTCTGCCGAGGAGAACCAGATGACGGCTGGGAACCTGGCCGTGTGCCTGGCCCCCTCCATCTTCCACCTCAATGTGTCCAAGAAGGAAAGCACCTCGCCGAG GGCGATACATAAGAGGGGCACCATGGGGAAGCCTGACCAGAAGGACCTCAACGAGAACATGGCTGCGACGCAGGGGCTCTCCCACATGATCACCGACTGCAAGAAGCTCTTCCAG GTCTCCCACGACATCTTGCTCCAGCTGAGCAGCTCATATATGGCAGCAGATGCTTACCCCCATCCCCTGGCTGACTTCGTGTGTCAGGGGGAAAGCAAGGATTTACAGTCCTACTTCGAGCAGTGTGTGCAGAACCTGCTCAAAGAGTCATCAGAAAAATTCAAGGGGTGGCTGAGCACCCCGGGGCCCCTGAATACGGAGCTCTCCTGCAAAAAG GTTGGGGACGGGCACCCTCTGCGCTTGTGGAAGGTCTCCACGGAGGTCGAGGCCCCTCCCGCCACGGTGCTGCACAGGGTGCTTCGGGAGCGTCACCTCTGGGACGAGGACCTGCTGCAGAGCAAGGTGGTGGAGGCCCTGGACAAGAACATGGAGGTCTACCACTACGTCACGGACAGCATGGCACCCCACCCGCGCAGGGACTGCGTGGTGCTCCG GCGCTGGCACACGGACCTGCCGCGGGGAGCCTGCCTGCTCATCTCCATCTCGGTGGAGCACGACAAGCTGCCGGCGGAGGGAGGCGTCAAAGCCGTCGTGCTGACGTCCCAGTACCTCATTGAGCCCAGCGCCATGGGCCGCTCCAAAGTGACCCACATCTGCAGAGCCGACCTCAG gggCCGGTCTCCCGAGTGGTACAACAAGGTCTTTGGCCACCTCTGCGCCATGGAGCTGGCGAGGATCCGAGACTCTTTCCCATCCCTGACTCCCAACGGCCCTGAGACGAAGATCTGA